The Georgenia sp. TF02-10 genome window below encodes:
- the glgP gene encoding alpha-glucan family phosphorylase has protein sequence MRAIRRFTVRTVLPEPLAPLDTLALNLRWSWHAPTRDLFASLDPALWRAVDQDPVALLGSLAPRRLRQLGEDRALVAQVRELAEDLQRYLTEPRWYQRELDDPDKPAAVAYFSAEYGITAVLPQYSGGLGILAGDHLKSASDLGVPLVGVGLFYDAGYFKQSLTRDGWQHETYPLLDPNNLPLTLLREPDGTPARVHLPLAGGSTLHAQVWLAQVGRVPLLLLDSNIGDNDEAMRRVTDRLYGGSAEHRLQQELLLGMGGVKAVRLYSRLTGAPEPEVYHCNEGHAGFLAVERIRELVAAEGLDFDAALEAVKAGTVFTTHTPVPAGISRYGKDLVAQYFGGGAELPGVPLEKVLALGSEDYPGGDPGCFNMAVLGLRTSKRANGVARLHGQVSREMFHPLWPGFDASEVPITSVTNGVHGDTWTDPAFAAVAAARLTEEQRATGEGWLLPAEQGGVPDGELWAVRRALRGNLVRSARARVRQSWLDRGASPAELGWTEHVLDPDVLTIGFARRVPTYKRLTLMLSDPDRLTRLLTDPERPVQIVVAGKSHPDDELGVGLIQRLVQFADNPAVRERIVFLPNYDIAMAQTLMPGCDVWLNNPLRPLEASGTSGMKGALNGALNLSIRDGWWDEWYDGRNGWAIPTADGVTDQAERDRLEAAALYDLIEEVVAPRFYDRDADGVPQRWMEMVRHTLATLGPKVQATRMVREYVGRLYTPVARGVRMLDGGGHDGARELAGWKARVRQAWPGVRVDHVEAQGVADVVNVGDRIEVAVYVSLGELGPEDVEVQLVAGRADDRDELTDFQVRPLSLAQTLEGGRYAFTGSYTMDLAGPFGYTVRVVPQHPGLAEYTELGLVAAGGEH, from the coding sequence GTGAGAGCCATCCGCCGATTCACCGTCCGCACCGTCCTGCCCGAGCCGCTGGCGCCGCTGGACACCCTCGCCCTGAACCTGCGGTGGTCCTGGCACGCCCCGACCCGCGACCTCTTCGCCTCCCTCGACCCCGCGCTGTGGCGGGCGGTGGACCAGGACCCGGTCGCGCTCCTCGGCTCCCTCGCCCCGCGCCGGCTCCGCCAGCTCGGCGAGGACCGCGCGCTGGTGGCGCAGGTGCGCGAGCTGGCGGAGGACCTCCAGCGCTACCTCACCGAGCCGCGCTGGTACCAGCGCGAGCTGGACGACCCGGACAAGCCAGCCGCCGTCGCCTACTTCTCCGCCGAGTACGGCATCACCGCCGTGCTGCCCCAGTACTCCGGCGGCCTGGGCATCCTGGCCGGGGACCACCTGAAGTCCGCCTCCGACCTCGGCGTGCCGCTGGTCGGCGTCGGGCTCTTCTACGACGCCGGCTACTTCAAGCAGTCCCTGACCCGGGACGGCTGGCAGCACGAGACCTACCCGCTGCTGGACCCCAACAACCTGCCGCTGACCCTGCTGCGGGAGCCCGACGGCACCCCCGCCCGGGTGCACCTGCCGCTGGCCGGCGGGAGCACCCTGCACGCCCAGGTGTGGCTGGCACAGGTCGGCCGGGTGCCGCTGCTGCTGCTGGACTCCAACATCGGCGACAACGACGAGGCCATGCGCCGGGTGACCGACCGCCTCTACGGCGGCTCCGCCGAGCACCGGCTGCAGCAGGAGCTGCTGCTGGGCATGGGCGGGGTCAAGGCCGTGCGGCTGTACAGCCGGCTCACCGGCGCCCCGGAGCCGGAGGTCTACCACTGCAACGAGGGCCATGCCGGGTTCCTCGCCGTGGAGCGGATCCGCGAGCTCGTCGCGGCCGAGGGCCTGGACTTCGACGCCGCGCTGGAGGCGGTCAAGGCCGGCACCGTCTTCACCACCCACACCCCGGTGCCGGCCGGCATCAGCCGGTACGGCAAGGACCTCGTCGCGCAGTACTTCGGCGGCGGGGCGGAGCTCCCCGGCGTCCCGCTGGAGAAGGTGCTCGCCCTCGGCAGCGAGGACTACCCCGGCGGGGACCCGGGCTGCTTCAACATGGCCGTCCTCGGGCTGCGCACCTCCAAGCGGGCCAACGGCGTCGCCCGGCTGCACGGGCAGGTCTCCCGGGAGATGTTCCACCCGCTCTGGCCCGGGTTCGACGCCTCCGAGGTGCCGATCACCTCGGTGACCAACGGGGTGCACGGGGACACCTGGACCGACCCGGCCTTCGCCGCGGTGGCCGCCGCCCGCCTCACCGAGGAGCAGCGCGCCACCGGCGAGGGCTGGCTGCTGCCGGCCGAGCAGGGCGGGGTGCCGGACGGTGAGCTGTGGGCCGTGCGGCGCGCGCTGCGCGGCAACCTGGTCCGGTCCGCGCGGGCCCGGGTGCGCCAGTCCTGGCTGGACCGCGGCGCCTCCCCGGCCGAGCTCGGCTGGACCGAGCACGTCCTGGACCCGGACGTGCTGACGATCGGCTTCGCCCGGCGGGTGCCGACCTACAAGCGGCTGACCCTGATGCTCTCCGACCCCGACCGGCTCACCCGGCTGCTCACCGACCCCGAGCGCCCGGTCCAGATCGTCGTCGCCGGCAAGTCCCACCCCGACGACGAGCTCGGCGTCGGCCTGATCCAGCGGCTCGTGCAGTTCGCCGACAACCCGGCGGTGCGCGAGCGGATCGTCTTCCTGCCCAACTACGACATCGCGATGGCGCAGACCCTCATGCCGGGCTGCGACGTCTGGCTGAACAACCCGCTGCGGCCGCTGGAGGCCTCCGGCACCTCGGGGATGAAGGGCGCGCTCAACGGTGCCCTCAACCTCTCCATCCGGGACGGCTGGTGGGACGAGTGGTACGACGGGCGCAACGGCTGGGCGATCCCGACCGCCGACGGCGTGACCGACCAGGCCGAGCGGGACCGGCTCGAGGCCGCCGCCCTGTACGACCTCATCGAGGAGGTCGTGGCCCCGCGGTTCTACGACCGTGACGCCGACGGCGTCCCGCAGCGCTGGATGGAGATGGTGCGGCACACCCTGGCCACCCTCGGCCCCAAGGTGCAGGCCACCCGGATGGTCCGGGAGTACGTCGGCCGGCTGTACACCCCGGTCGCCCGCGGGGTGCGGATGCTGGACGGCGGCGGCCACGACGGCGCCCGGGAGCTGGCCGGCTGGAAGGCCCGGGTGCGGCAGGCCTGGCCGGGCGTGCGGGTGGACCACGTCGAGGCGCAGGGGGTGGCCGACGTCGTCAACGTCGGCGACCGGATCGAGGTGGCCGTCTACGTCTCCCTCGGCGAGCTCGGCCCGGAGGACGTGGAGGTCCAGCTGGTCGCCGGCCGGGCGGACGACCGCGACGAGCTCACCGACTTCCAGGTCCGCCCGCTGTCCCTGGCCCAGACGCTCGAGGGGGGCCGGTACGCCTTCACCGGCTCCTACACCATGGACCTGGCCGGGCCGTTCGGCTACACCGTCCGGGTGGTGCCGCAGCACCCCGGGCTGGCGGAGTACACCGAGCTGGGGCTGGTCGCGGCCGGCGGGGAGCACTGA
- a CDS encoding alpha-1,4-glucan--maltose-1-phosphate maltosyltransferase produces the protein MSTAESQNAAPTAVAGPDTPRPAPFAPVGRIPVVEVSPVLEDGRWPAKGTVGEAFPVRATVFREGHDAVAATAVLVAPDGTDHSWAPMVDIAPGLDRYEAWLVPDAPGDWGFRVEGWSDPYGTWSHDATVKVDAGVDVDLMLTEGALLLERAAARDLPFDAAQVLRDAVAALRDADRPAPARIAAATGPEVRAVLAAHPLRDMVSPAATYPLVVHRERALVGSWYEMFPRSAGARRGADGGWVSGTLSTAAADLDRIAGMGFDVVYLTPVHPIGTTNRKGRNNALTAQPGDPGSPYGIGSAEGGHDAIHPDLGTFADFDHFVARARELGMEVALDVALQASPDHPWVTEHPEWFTTRADGTIAYAENPPKKYQDIYPLNFDNDPEGIYAAVRDVLELWVAHGVTAFRVDNPHTKPLPFWQRLLAEFHERHPEVIFLAEAFTRPAMMRTLGAIGFHQSYTYFAWRTEKHEIGDYLRELAYETDARLRPSFWPTTHDILTPYMQQGGAAAFAIRAVLAATASPTWGIYSGYELVEHVARPGAEEQVDNEKYEYKERDFGRAGAVGITSLLTALNAVRRAHPALQRLRNVTVHPTSDDATLCFSKRVPAEHSPTGAADTVVVVINLDPYTTRDSMVYLDLPALGVAPVPDPATPVMAVTDELSGETYHWGAHAFVRLDPHGRCAHVLDVRAL, from the coding sequence GTGAGCACAGCCGAGTCGCAGAACGCCGCGCCGACCGCCGTCGCCGGCCCCGACACCCCCCGGCCCGCCCCCTTCGCCCCGGTCGGCCGCATCCCGGTCGTCGAGGTCTCCCCCGTGCTCGAGGACGGGCGGTGGCCGGCCAAGGGCACCGTCGGGGAGGCGTTCCCGGTCCGGGCCACCGTCTTCCGCGAGGGCCACGACGCCGTCGCCGCGACCGCCGTGCTCGTCGCCCCCGACGGCACCGACCACTCCTGGGCGCCCATGGTGGACATCGCCCCGGGGCTGGACCGCTACGAGGCCTGGCTCGTCCCGGACGCGCCGGGCGACTGGGGCTTCCGGGTGGAGGGCTGGTCCGACCCGTACGGCACCTGGTCCCACGACGCGACGGTCAAGGTCGACGCCGGGGTGGACGTGGACCTCATGCTCACCGAGGGCGCCCTCCTCCTCGAGCGCGCCGCGGCCCGGGACCTGCCCTTCGACGCCGCCCAGGTGCTGCGGGACGCCGTCGCCGCACTGCGCGACGCCGACCGCCCCGCGCCGGCCCGCATCGCGGCCGCCACCGGCCCGGAGGTCCGCGCGGTGCTCGCCGCCCACCCGCTGCGGGACATGGTCTCCCCGGCCGCGACCTACCCGCTGGTGGTGCACCGCGAGCGGGCGCTCGTCGGGTCGTGGTACGAGATGTTCCCCCGCTCCGCCGGCGCCCGCCGCGGCGCCGACGGCGGGTGGGTCTCCGGGACGCTGAGCACGGCCGCGGCGGACCTGGACCGGATCGCCGGGATGGGCTTCGACGTCGTCTACCTCACCCCGGTGCACCCGATCGGCACCACCAACCGCAAGGGCCGCAACAACGCGCTGACCGCGCAGCCGGGCGACCCCGGCTCGCCCTACGGCATCGGCTCCGCCGAGGGCGGCCACGACGCGATCCACCCCGACCTGGGCACCTTCGCGGACTTCGACCACTTCGTCGCCCGGGCCCGGGAGCTGGGGATGGAGGTCGCCCTGGACGTCGCGCTGCAGGCCTCCCCCGACCACCCCTGGGTCACCGAGCACCCGGAGTGGTTCACCACCCGCGCCGACGGCACCATCGCCTACGCGGAGAACCCGCCGAAGAAGTACCAGGACATCTACCCGCTGAACTTCGACAACGACCCGGAGGGCATCTACGCCGCGGTGCGGGACGTCCTCGAGCTGTGGGTGGCGCACGGGGTCACCGCGTTCCGGGTGGACAACCCGCACACCAAGCCGCTGCCGTTCTGGCAGCGGCTGCTGGCGGAGTTCCACGAGCGCCACCCCGAGGTGATCTTCCTCGCCGAGGCCTTCACCCGGCCGGCGATGATGCGCACCCTCGGCGCCATCGGCTTCCACCAGTCCTACACCTACTTCGCCTGGCGCACCGAGAAGCACGAGATCGGGGACTACCTGCGCGAGCTCGCCTACGAGACCGACGCGCGGCTGCGGCCCAGCTTCTGGCCCACCACCCACGACATCCTCACCCCGTACATGCAGCAGGGCGGGGCCGCCGCCTTCGCCATCCGGGCCGTGCTGGCCGCGACGGCGTCGCCGACCTGGGGCATCTACTCCGGCTACGAGCTGGTCGAGCACGTCGCCCGGCCGGGCGCCGAGGAGCAGGTGGACAACGAGAAGTACGAGTACAAGGAGCGCGACTTCGGCCGGGCCGGCGCCGTCGGCATCACCAGCCTGCTCACCGCCCTGAACGCGGTGCGCCGGGCGCACCCGGCGCTGCAGCGGCTGCGCAACGTCACCGTCCACCCCACCAGCGACGACGCCACCCTGTGCTTCTCCAAGCGGGTGCCCGCCGAGCACTCCCCCACCGGGGCGGCGGACACGGTCGTCGTCGTGATCAACCTCGACCCCTACACCACCCGGGACTCCATGGTGTACCTCGACCTGCCCGCCCTGGGCGTCGCGCCCGTCCCCGACCCGGCCACCCCCGTGATGGCGGTGACGGACGAGCTGAGCGGGGAGACCTACCACTGGGGGGCGCACGCCTTCGTCCGGCTCGACCCGCACGGCCGCTGCGCGCACGTGCTCGACGTGAGGGCCCTGTGA
- the treS gene encoding maltose alpha-D-glucosyltransferase has translation MTAAPVPAAALPAPVEPTAQLDADERPGLTEDPQWYRTAVFYEVLLRAFADSGDSGTGNLRGLIERLDYLQWLGVDCLWLPPFYPSPLRDGGYDVSDYISVAPEYGTMEDFHELMREAHARGMRIVIDLVMNHTSDQHPWFQSSRSNPDGPYGDFYVWTDDATRYQDARVIFVDTETSNWTFDPVRRQYFWHRFFSHQPDLNFENPAVREAMFDVVRFWCRVGVDGFRLDAVPYLFEAEGTSCENLPRTHEFLADLRAMVDAEFPGKVLIAEANQWPEDVVEYYGTEERPECHMCFHFPVMPRIYYALREQRARAVRDILADTPAIPAGAQWGTFLRNHDELTLEMVSTEERAAMYGWYAEDPRMRANVGIRRRLAPLLGNSRAELELAHALLLSLPGSPCLYYGDEIGMGDNIWLPDRDAVRTPMQWTPDRNAGFSTADPGKLYLPVVQSLINHYAAVNVEAQIAQKTSLLHWVRGILEVRRQHPVFGDGDFVPLPVDNDAVLAFTRSNARETVLCVTNMANTARSATVQLPDHAGYHLTDVFGGARFPAVRADGTLVLTLGSRDFFWLVVTRPEDTDAAPLLGLPAHVPPAPAEEDGAAGPDDAAGPGEPRQRPESYAVPTAGTGPRAPTLPGTPARGIPLSTPPRGVPLGTPPRGVPVGTPAAGLPLGDGAGAGGAGTPPAEVVDGGRGDDGRGDDGGPASARPGTAPTAETPESTP, from the coding sequence GTGACCGCCGCGCCCGTCCCGGCCGCGGCGCTGCCCGCGCCGGTGGAGCCCACCGCCCAGCTCGACGCCGACGAGCGCCCCGGGCTGACCGAGGACCCCCAGTGGTACCGCACCGCCGTCTTCTACGAGGTGCTGCTGCGGGCCTTCGCCGACTCCGGGGACTCCGGCACCGGGAACCTGCGCGGCCTCATCGAGCGGCTGGACTACCTGCAGTGGCTCGGGGTGGACTGCCTGTGGCTGCCGCCGTTCTACCCCTCCCCGCTGCGCGACGGCGGCTACGACGTCTCCGACTACATCTCCGTCGCGCCGGAGTACGGCACGATGGAGGACTTCCACGAGCTGATGCGGGAGGCCCACGCCCGCGGCATGCGGATCGTCATCGACCTGGTGATGAACCACACCAGCGACCAGCACCCGTGGTTCCAGTCCTCCCGGTCCAACCCGGACGGCCCGTACGGGGACTTCTACGTCTGGACCGACGACGCCACCCGCTACCAGGACGCCCGGGTCATCTTCGTCGACACCGAGACCTCCAACTGGACGTTCGACCCGGTCCGCCGGCAGTACTTCTGGCACCGCTTCTTCTCCCACCAGCCGGACCTGAACTTCGAGAACCCGGCGGTGCGCGAGGCGATGTTCGACGTCGTCCGGTTCTGGTGCCGGGTCGGGGTGGACGGCTTCCGGCTCGACGCCGTGCCGTACCTGTTCGAGGCCGAGGGCACGAGCTGCGAGAACCTGCCCCGCACCCACGAGTTCCTCGCCGACCTCCGGGCGATGGTGGACGCGGAGTTCCCCGGCAAGGTGCTCATCGCCGAGGCGAACCAGTGGCCCGAGGACGTGGTGGAGTACTACGGCACCGAGGAGCGCCCCGAGTGCCACATGTGCTTCCACTTCCCGGTCATGCCGCGGATCTACTACGCCCTGCGCGAGCAGCGGGCCCGGGCGGTGCGGGACATCCTGGCCGACACCCCGGCCATCCCGGCCGGGGCGCAGTGGGGCACGTTCCTGCGCAACCACGACGAGCTCACCCTGGAGATGGTCTCCACCGAGGAGCGCGCCGCCATGTACGGCTGGTACGCCGAGGACCCCCGGATGCGGGCCAATGTGGGGATCCGGCGCCGCCTCGCCCCGCTGCTGGGCAACTCCCGCGCCGAGCTGGAGCTCGCGCACGCCCTGCTGCTGTCCCTGCCGGGCTCGCCCTGCCTGTACTACGGCGACGAGATCGGCATGGGGGACAACATCTGGCTGCCCGACCGGGACGCGGTGCGCACCCCGATGCAGTGGACCCCCGACCGCAACGCCGGGTTCTCCACCGCCGACCCGGGCAAGCTCTACCTGCCGGTGGTGCAGTCCCTGATCAACCACTACGCCGCGGTCAACGTCGAGGCGCAGATCGCCCAGAAGACCTCCCTGCTGCACTGGGTGCGGGGGATCCTGGAGGTCCGGCGCCAGCACCCGGTCTTCGGCGACGGCGACTTCGTCCCGCTGCCGGTGGACAACGACGCCGTGCTCGCCTTCACCCGCAGCAACGCCCGGGAGACGGTGCTGTGCGTGACGAACATGGCCAACACCGCCCGCTCGGCGACGGTCCAGCTGCCCGACCACGCCGGGTACCACCTGACCGACGTCTTCGGCGGCGCCCGGTTCCCGGCGGTGCGCGCGGACGGCACGCTCGTCCTCACCCTGGGCTCCCGGGACTTCTTCTGGCTGGTGGTCACCCGGCCCGAGGACACCGACGCCGCCCCGCTGCTGGGCCTGCCCGCGCACGTGCCCCCCGCCCCGGCGGAGGAGGACGGGGCCGCGGGGCCCGACGACGCCGCCGGGCCGGGCGAGCCACGGCAGCGGCCGGAGAGCTACGCGGTGCCGACGGCGGGCACCGGGCCGCGGGCGCCGACCCTCCCGGGCACCCCGGCCCGGGGCATCCCGCTCAGCACGCCGCCCCGGGGCGTCCCGCTCGGCACCCCGCCGCGGGGTGTCC